The proteins below come from a single Leishmania major strain Friedlin complete genome, chromosome 20 genomic window:
- a CDS encoding putative 1,2-Dihydroxy-3-keto-5-methylthiopentene dioxygenase → MTDCWYIPEAVADRRDENRLSPNVPASYEVLGEAGIFYRHFDSEEVNDNIEGFIQPLLKKLNYQSYDVVNLSPANLGAEKFETLAEQHFMEHIHEDDEVRLILEGQGYFDVRDINDKWIRLLLKPGDCIVVPAGMYHRFTTDQSKCIKTLRIFKEAPQWIALNRGPEAEEKPARKEYLARLHAPAETAVGAVNGRTIFSLRYPLKLDAELTVITKRLLEQHSKQPLALAIYLTGSTDPTTGESWCPDCVLAKLHVARRFAELQGTYGKEHAIFLQLPVERASYLGNPNFFYRTHPILQLASVPTLLVLSPAKDAKEGGDVQWYDLLDVKVRTCDVDRTDVLNLE, encoded by the coding sequence ATGACCGACTGCTGGTACATAccagaggcggtggcggatCGCCGCGATGAGAACCGACTTTCGCCAAACGTGCCCGCCAGCTACGAGGTGCTTGGTGAAGCAGGGATCTTCTACCGTCACTTCGACTCGGAGGAGGTAAACGACAACATCGAGGGCTTCATCCAGCCGCTTCTCAAGAAGCTCAACTACCAGAGCTACGATGTCGTGAACCTCAGCCCGGCGAACCTCGGAGCAGAGAAGTTTGAGACTctggcggagcagcactTCATGGAGCACATTCACGAAGACGATGAGGTGCGGTTGATTCTCGAAGGTCAGGGCTACTTTGACGTGCGCGATATCAACGACAAGTGGATTCGATTGCTGTTGAAGCCTGGCGACTGCATCGTTGTACCGGCGGGCATGTACCACCGCTTCACGACGGATCAGAGCAAGTGCATCAAGACGCTGCGCATCTTCAAGGAGGCTCCGCAGTGGATCGCGCTGAACCGCGGcccggaggcggaggagaagccGGCGCGCAAGGAATACCTCGCCCGCCTGCACGCCCCTGCCGAAACAGCTGTCGGTGCCGTCAACGGCCGCACGATCTTCTCTCTGCGCTACCCGCTGAAGCTGGATGCGGAGCTCACCGTCATTACGAagcggctgctggagcagcacaGCAAGCAACCGCTTGCCCTCGCGATTTATCTGACCGGTTCCACGGACCCAACCACCGGCGAGTCCTGGTGTCCGGACTGCGTTCTGGCGAAGCTGCACGTCGCGAGGCGATTTGCAGAGCTCCAAGGTACGTACGGTAAGGAGCACGCCATCTTCCTGCAGCTCCCGGTCGAGCGCGCCAGCTACCTAGGCAACCCGAATTTCTTCTATCGCACGCACCCAATCCTGCAGCTGGCTAGTGTGCCGACGCTGCTCGTGCTGTCGCCGGCCAAGGACGCCAAGGAGGGAGGCGACGTGCAGTGGTACGACCTGCTCGACGTCAAGGTGCGCACCTGCGATGTTGACAGGACAGACGTGCTGAACCTTGAGTAA